The Elgaria multicarinata webbii isolate HBS135686 ecotype San Diego chromosome 7, rElgMul1.1.pri, whole genome shotgun sequence nucleotide sequence ctcctagaccatgcttacctgtaattccagatgtcatttgactacccaccttggcgttccagtctcctgtaacgaaaataacatctctttttggtgtattatccagtaagtgctgcagatcctcatagaactgatctacttctacttcttcagcatctgtggttggggcatatatttggatcactgtgatgttaaatggcttaccctgaattcgaattgagatcattctatcgttctttggattgtatccaagcactgctttagccactttattattaattatgaaggctactccatttcttctgtgatcctcttgtccacagtagtagatctggtggtgatctgatgtgaagtggcccattccagtccatttcagttcactgacacccaatatatctatatttaatcttgacatctcaccaataaccacatccaatttgccctggcttattgatcttacattccaggttcctatggtgtgttgatctttagaacatcggattcgtcgttcaccaccagcaccgtcggccgctagacgtcctttcggctttgagctagctgcgtcatcacatctggggctagttgaacttatcctctgttcctccccagtagtaTTTTGACcgtcttccgacctgggggtcccatcttccgatggtataccgacatatctctggttgtactgatccatttagttttcacggcaagaatactggggtgggttgccattaccttccccagggatcgtgcTTAAACCTATGTACTCAGAAattagccccattgagttcaagaggacttattcctaggtaaatgTATGGATTGTGGCCTATCTAGACAATAGGCCAGTTTGCACAACTCGGCTGGCTCACCATGACAGGCAACAccttgaatatgcaaccccaagTGGGGGTTGCTGTGCCATGTgaacctggccaccaagggctatttgagggttaaacaaccctcagttTGTTGTAAGATTATGGAAAGGTTGTTTAGCCTTCAAATAATATTTGGTGTCTGGGTTCACACTCCTGATGAGCccaccatgtcatgcaaaccaggtcaatgagaTAATTCTCTCATCTCTTTTTATTTCTCAGTATGTGGCTAAACCAGCATTGTGGGCAAGTGGGCATATATGTTCAAAAATCAAAACAGAGTCCCCTGCTGTATGTTGCGATGATCCCTTTGCTCTGAAAGAATGGAAAATGGGGGGTGCAATGCCACCCCCACACACTTTATTTGCCAGTAGCTCCATATGGGTTACATATGGGTTACATCTGGGTAAGCATGCATCGTGTTGTGCGCTCAAgcactactatttatttatttatttaaggatttttatgccgccattcagccaaaaaaggctctcatggcggcttacaaaagtatttcttgacagtccctgcccacaggcttacaatctaaaagacatgacacaaaaggaaggcAGCTTCTCTTAGATCAACACCTCTTTATCAATAATAACCCACTTCATCAAATGAATGGAGcattattaccattattattaccattatttatatcccaccttttccccaatactgggattcAAAGCATTCCGGAGAGTTCCAGGTTTATACACAGTACATATGGTGGTGTGTGCCTGCATGCACATGCAGTATTAAAAGCAGTAAGATTtacagtttcccccacccccaatcataTGTACCGTATATAAACTTGAAACTCTCTATGACACTCCATGCATCTTAAACCAGTTTAACCCAGAATAAATCTTAacccagaataaatgtgttagcctttgaggtgccacaagactcgttgttgtttttactgcaacagacCAACACGGCTTCTCCGTGGAAATCTATCACTGACGGCGCTCTTTCTTGCTTGCTCCAACTCTGCCAATCGCCACCAATCAATGCTTTGCCCTCTGGAGTTTATTGTAGGAAAGGGACTCAACTcacgcggggtgggggggaggacggGTTGCGGAGCAATCATTGGCTGCCGCTTTCCCGAGCTGAGAATGTGACTGGCTAGAGAACTTTCGGTCGGCGCATGGGTAATGGCGGGGCGCCCGTCTGACGTCACAACACCCGCCCACCGACGCAGCGAGGTATTTATAGCTGCGCGCGAAAGGTTTCCTTGTTCAAGCGAGCGCGCGGGATTTGCGCGTGAGAGGGGCCGTTGGTGGCCCCGTGGAGCGTCGTTCGCAGCGGCTGCTGAGGCAGGTATGAGCTCAAGGCTGGCTTCGTCTCGCTGAGTCTGTGGCGGGAAACGTAGCCTCGTTCAAATGGCGTCTTGCGGCGCTTCCTGACGGGGACTCTCGGCTACCGCGACTGGCTTGAAGCGGTTGGTGCCCGACCAGAGGGTGCGAAGGGCTCGGGCCTTTCTCAGGCGGGGAAAgttccctccacctcctcctttaAAAGGTTCGGAAGGGAGAGACGGTGGATCCACGCCACTTAATTTCTACTGAATGACTCATCTCAATGTGTGACCGAACTCGATCGAGAGGCATCTGGTTTGAGGCGATGCGGGagggctccccctccctccaaatgATCGACACGTGTGTTGGGGGTTGAGAGAGCGAGAGTCTCGTGACTTTCCACTGTGAGCATTTGGGGCGGGGGCTTCTTCCTTCCACTTGGAAGGCCTTAATGCTGCTTTCCAAGCGAGCAGGCAAAGACCCCCGGGCTTACTACAATGCTAGTTGTTGCCTTAAAAACTAAAGTTCTGGGTTTACCCTTCAGAATGGTTCTGGGGCCGAGTTCCTGCTTAAAAGAATCTGGAATGACCTTTCCTCTGTGATTCTTCAAGCATCCACAGTCATGTTGTTTTGACTATGATTACAAACCTACTTGCTTACCCCAGCTTTTTCCAATCATTGACTTACTTAAGTGTTGtacttttaatgatgtatttgtaatatgttgtgaaccactttggattttttaaatggttAGTGGCATATAACTATTACAAATAAATGTAGATGTGGCATGAGTGCagagggtcttacttctgagtacacatttGTAGGTTACATTGTAAGTCATTTTGAGAGTCTAGTGAGGAGTGTTTGACACCTCAACAAgcctttaattttgttttcagtTGTAGCCCTCTTAAATCTGAGTGAAACCTGTAGCTACAGGTGTTGAATTGTTTGTGGGCTGCTTCCAGCTATTTGGGGCCAATTATAAGAATAAAGGTATTGACACAAGATGCAACATGACTCTAGCTTACCCTTTTTAAACACATACCTCAGTTCTTCATGTGTTTTGAATGGTGCCTCAGAAACCAAATTGCATTAGTTGCCCTATTTAGACAGTGCCTCtattatttgggggagggggggaaggaagaaacaCACATTTCATTATCCAAACAGCAATCCGGCAGTCAGTATAATTTGTCACGCAAACTGACAGCCATGTGACTGTTCAGACAGCTTAACTAAAGTGATGCTAAGTTATATATAGAAATGAAAACAATGCAAAAGTGAAGTCCTCTTTCATCACTTAAAAGTAACCTTCAGGAGTTCAAATGTGAGCAAAATGTTATGTTGCCTTGATTAAATATGAGCTGAAATCCCGCTGCATTGCTGTCAGATCAGAGTTGCCAGTTCCTCATCCTGCTGTAGAGAAAGAAGTAACATTAATGGCATATATTATTGAAAATTAACCACTTCTTGCCATACTTTATTATGGGGATTGGCAACCATTTGTCCTCCATATGTTTGGGACTATAACTCCCCCAGTTGTAGCCAACGTGACcagtggttggggattatgggagttgtagtccaaaacatctgaagggcattggGTTTCCTTCCCCTGTTTTACTGTATTTTGGGGTAGTAAAAAGATAGCTGGGTAGCTTGCGCTCTCTGTCCTGGTGCATACTTAGTGTACGGTCTCCACTGTATCCGTATGAAACTAGTAGTGGTAGTTCAGCAGTAAGAATGGCAAAGGAATGAAATTCAGTAACCTGACAATTGCAAGGATGGCCTGATTGTGTCCATAGAGCCTTAGAAACTGTAAAGTGTTAAAGGTTCCGGAATCTCTTCATTTGTAGATCTTATGATCCTTTATGTTGCTCCTGGAAAGATTGGAGGGCATTTGTCTTGGCCAGACATAGGCTAAGACATGGCCTATGACAATATTTGTCACATTCTTTCTAGAGGTATGGATACATTTTGGACATTGCCAAAAGATGTTGTGGTGAAAAAATGGACTTGACTCCACTGTAGTACAGAAAATGGTCATAATGCTCCATTACAGGTGGTACACAAATCAGACCAGCTAAAAACAGCAGTGAGCCTATTTTGCAGCAGTGGATGCAGCACCAATTAGGCAAGTAAGTTTTGCAGTCTGCTACATGTGATAGGAGGACAGGACCGCAGGTTTGGCATAGCACACTTAGGTCAGATTAGTCATACTAACATAAAATGGGATTAAGTTGGCAGAGATCTCTAGCATAAATTCAGCTCATCAGTAAATGTCAGGACAAAATGGGTTCTATTGTATAGATTATCAACTTTGCTATTGATTTTGTGATTGCCAGTCCTCTTAGCCCATGTCTTATGACCAGAAGGCATATGGTGTtaacagtaaaagaaataaagttAGGGCAAAAGGAAAATGCTCTCTGGTATTCACAAAAACTGTTCTTGATAAACCGTTACTGGAGGGCCTCAATAATGGCTATCTGTAAGCTCTTCATGCAGCATGCTTTCAAGTCCCTTTGGATTCCGTCCTATAGTGAAAACCTGCTGTCTGTGTTGGGATCATGAAGTTCTAGTGTATGAGCCGAAAGGGACTGTTGAGTTTGTGGCAACACAGGATAACTATTTTCTTTAATGTATCTCTTGCACATTTTATGTCAATGTAGGCTTTGGCTTAAAGGCAGACAGATGAATTCAAGGATGAAGCAGAAAGTGGATGCTGAGAAGCCCCTTGCTACAAAGGTAACAAGTATTAACCGGGCAATTCGAAGTCTCAGCCTTAGCTGAGATGCAATCTCAAATGGCATTATGGTTGTATACTTGCATGTATAGTTATCAGGTTTAATCTTTGCAGAGCTCAAAGATATTAGGCTGGTACTTGATTATTGCTTAGTGAACTTGTAACTTGGAGACCTAAACTTGATTTTAATTCTTGGAACCAAACTGCATGTTACCCAGGAGACACATGATTTGATTTCTTGAGGCTGCTTAGTGAAGTGCTGGTGTCCCCTTCCCCATGAGGCAAACAGCAGTCTGATGAAGGCAATAATCTCAAATGTGGGAAGGAATTGTACTGGGGAAAGGCCTAATATCCACAGCCCCACTGCTATGAGCAAATTAGGAACTCCTCCTTGGCTGCATATCCGAGTTGAGGACATGAGATAAAACCAATGTGAGATTCAATTACAAATATTGCATGTGATCTTGGGAATGAGACTTGAACTAAAGTCTTAGAGGAGTTTCTTGCATTATTGAAAGAACGTCTGATGCATGATGGCAAAAAGAACCTCCTAATAACTTACTGCTTGTTTCTTCTATTATCTAAGTTTGCAGAGGGCATGCCCCAAAATTCACAGAAAAAGAGAATAACTTAGAGGCTGAGATGCCCAAAGTTAGGACTAGAACTTGGGCATAAAGACTTAAGAATACTATATTTTCAGTAGGTTGTCCAGGTGATAGCAAACCACCTTCCTCTActttcaagatccttctcctgAACAGTTAATTTGTGTACTTTAGAGGTAAGGGAAACTACTTCTAAAGCCAATGGAGTTATTAGCTTCAAgatataaaatgaaaatgtaCTTCATAGTCTGTCATTTTCAAATAGCTATTTGCTACATTATCGCCCCTGTACCTTTTCACCTTTTGTTATTTCCATCTTAGCTGCATATCATATCCATCTTAGCCATTTTTGGGTAAGGTGCTCAAGAGAGAGTGGTGGCATCTCAACTGCAGGTGCTTttagatgaaactgattatctagatacTCTTCAGTTTGGATTTAGGCCTGGTTTTCAGACTGAATCGGCTTcagttgccctgatggatgatttttgggagagagacagggggagtgcgactgTGTTACTACTTCTTGATCTCTCAACAGCAGGGCTGGATTTAAACTTGTGGCCCTAAGCTGTAACATGAGtgaggcccttccctcttcaacaaataatatttttttaaaatgcaaaatatgggCTGTACAATTTAATGGAATTTGATGGTCTAATAtaggtattaaaaatgcaagttatgtgtgcacattatttatttaggaGTTTGTCAAACACATAACACTATTCTAAAGAGATCttcattttgtatgatgtttaAGGTTTCCCTGTGGCAATTCTTTCTAACATGAGGCACCTTTTAATGTGAGACCCTAAGCTGTAGCTTGTTCCTCCTGGGCTGGCTTCGTGAGTTGGAGGCGCTGTTCTACAGTCTTTCAACTCCTACCTGCGGGGTTGGTTCCAGAGAATAGCTTTGGGTGACTCACTTCAGCTTCATAGCAGCTGAACTTTGGCgtaccacagggcaccatcctgtccccaatgttatttaataggTATATGACGCTATTGGGAGCGATTatcagatttggggcaaggtgtcaccagtatgctgatgaaactgagctctatttctctgtgacatctgaatcgggagaggctgggcacattctgaaccagtgcctggatgcagttatggcttggatgagggccaataaagtgAAGCTGAAGCCTGATAAGACAGGCTTCAGCTTCAGCCCTGTGGGTTAGTGATTCCCATGTCTGGGagttggggtgtttgcctgttctggatggggttgcactccctctgaaggagcaggtctgtagtttgacagtgctcctggatccagctttgtcactggCAGCCCAGGTAACCTTGGTGGCCCAGAGCGTCTATTATCAACTTTGGTACGTCAGCTATGCCTGTTTCAGGGTAAGGATAGCTTAGCCACGGTCAGTCAgccactggtaacctcacgattagattactgtaatgagcTCTATGTGGGACTACCCATATgtctggttcagaagctgcagctaatcacagggacacctagctctgctcatgtAAAGactgttaaaagaactgcactggctgctgccTGTTAGCTGCTGAGCcgtatacaaggttatgttattatcctataaaaccTTAAATGCAGGcgttccctggactgtaatttatctgattttatattgcattcttaaacttttaatgttttgaatTTATTGTATGCTTAttgtactttgtttttaattgtgtaccACTCGGacagtttcggctattgggcagtataaaaatgtaatgaaaaaataaatatttcagcttaaagggcTAGGAAAAGCAAATGGGGTAGTGTGGAGATAGCGGAAGGGGCAAGCATAGTTTGCTCCCTATTTGCAGATCTTGGCTGGGCTTAGtagttagcaaaaaaaaaaaaaaaaagttcaccaGTAACCCCTTTTCTCCTCACCAAGAATGGGAGAGGATGGGTCTCATCTCCGGCATTAAGCTTAGCTCTGGAGGCCTGTGGAGCATCTTTGAAGGTTCTGTGCAACAGTGGGTGTATAACCCTGCCCTTCTCCCAGCTCTGAGCTTTCCCTGTTACATCCAGCTTCAAAGGTGCTTGGAGTGTCTTTGGGCCCAAGATGACTGCAGTGGCTTGTTGTCCCATTGTGCTCAGGTTGACATTTGCCAAATGAGGAGGGGTACGCACCATGGTGACCATGGCAAGTGATTTTGTGGACTCCTGCCAGAGAGCAATGCTACTCATTCTGGAAGAATAAAGTCAATTGAAGAGGGAATCTAAATTGAATAGAGATAAAAAGGGGTGAGAGGCCAACATCTTTCCTAGCCATCTAGTCTTGGCCCTGCTACTCCCTTCCCACAAAGCATCAAGGTTCTCACTGTTAAATTTGTACTTGCTGTCTGGTTTTGAGCTTCAGTGAGTGCTATTCGGTTaagcataaaatattaaaagtaatagGTTAATCCAAGCAAGTGATAGCCCATGAATATTTCTGACAGCTTCAGCAGTAAGCATAAACCGAAGTGCAATGCTGGTTCCCACAGTAGCTGGCACTTGTCCTCTAGTTCAACAGTAATTTAATTGGCGGCAGAAACTTTACCGTGGGAAAGGTGAGCTCTTGTCATGTGAAGTACAGTGTGAATCGCTAGCTTTCTCACGCTAGTATGACATTATGTTCCTGTTATCCCTGTTTGATTATCTACCATTGTTTGCTATCTCATGGTGGtagtgtaactttttaaaaaggaactaaTGCAGGAAATAGGTATTTACAAATGACAAGGAAGGTGATAGACGTTCTGTTACCCCAAAACAATACCCTGGCTGGATCAGTATGTTATGTCCCAAGCATAGCAACTAGATACCTGCCACAAATCAAAGGAAATGTGCGCCATGTGAAGTATTTTACTTCTGTCCATTTAAATATGTGTCTCTCTCATGGGTGCTTTCAATAGTCTTTATTATTGGTGAAATTTCATTAAGCAGAGCTACCCTAAACTTAATCTCCACGTTAGGTATAGTGAAAATGCAAAGGTTGATGACACAAGATTTTAAGTTTAAACTACCAAATCCCATGGGATCTATGGCTTCTGCTGGTGTTGAGTTCTGATGTCTGTCACAAGAGAACAGGGCTAGGAATATCATTGGTCTGACCTGTGTGGCTATTCTTATTCATGCAATTTTAGCAGTACTGATAAAGCATTATAACTTCAAGTTATCATAATATACAGGCTGAAGTATACATTAGCTCTTAAAATGTTTATGCAGGTTACCTTTAAAATGTGAATGGACTCCCTAAATGTATTCTTTCCAAACAGGCTTCTACAAGTAATGCAAACTGTACATCACAGAGGCAGACCCTTAAGATGATACAGCCGTCTATTACAGGTTGTCTTGTTGGCAGGGCAAATGAGGTATGTACAGCTGCTGGAACACAATCCCATGCTGCCTTGGAAATTCTGAGAATTgttggactgttttctgtctaaacatgcataggatttcacccttaacaGCTTCCAAACAATTTTACTAAGTGTGGAGTGATACTTCATTTGCAGTTTGCCTGTTAATTATACTGTTAAATATGTAATTACATTGCTAGTTTGTGCGTGTGTAGACTTACAGTAAGTAGACCACTGAGTTTGAATGTTAATTGAGAGTGCATCCTGAAGACTGATTTTCAGTCATTTGAGCTCATAATGCTGTTATAGGATGAAAACTAGCCTCTCAGTTGTAAGTTTTTCTGAATACAAAGGAAGATTGGTTTGTCAAGCAATGTCTGCTTCATACTTTTCAACTATTAAAACTTATAACAGGCCAAATCATCAATCAAGAGGAAAGTTTGGAGTGATCATCTTACCTCAAAGTCTTCCAAATCTGAAGCTTCTGTTGAAACAGAACATAGAAATGCAAGAGGAGTTGTCCAAACTTCTGATCTTACAGCAAAAGGTATGTTGCCTTTTAATTGGATTGGGagcgggtttttttaaaagaacatccaAGTACTGAACTTGGAGATAGATGTAAACATCAAATGATACTTTGGTGAATCATAAGATGAGCACTGCCCAAAAACCTATGTAGTCAATTTCCCTCAGTAGCCAATGAGATGTATCTGGAAAGCACCAACAGCACTTTTCCTGCAGTggtttccccagcaattggtgtttaGAGGCATGCTACTTCTGAACCTAGAAGTTAGCATATAGCTGTCATGGCTACAAGCCATTGATGGTTTTATCCTGTAGAATTTGTCTGTTTCACTATTATCAGTATGCTAACACATAATCTGGAAAATAATTGAGATCCATGAGAAATCAGGGCAAATGTGGTGAAAATGGAGGGAAAGGCCCCCTGCTTCCATTCCTCTCCTTCATTGCTTTCtctattttccattttttttatcagtgATTCACTGAGAATGGgtaaaaagagggaaggagactCTCCTTCCAGCTTGCTTCCCTGGACTATCTGGTCAGATTACTTCTGTGTGCAtgtgaatgggcaacaaaatggtAAATGAAGTTCTGTATAAGTCAGATAAAGCCAAACACACTGGGGCAAAACCTAGCATATGCTGCTGCCATGAACAGACAGACTTGGTTGTGGTAGGTAAGTCAGTGGGAACATCTCCTGGTTGTGGCAGCCATAAATATGCCATTTATAGTTTCTTTGGTGACTTTGTGATAGCATTGATTGAAACACCAGTCCTGTAAAGGCTGTTCTAAGGGCTTGTATATTGGAGCACAAGTAAATTTCAAACTGGTGAACATCTTTAAAATGTAAATCCAAGTGTAtttctcaggggtgggcaatgtcaAGGTTAATAGCAGTCCCACTGCACATTCATATTCTCATTGTAAGCTTACATTGCCTTCCTAGTGCTTCTAGTCTTGTCAATTCATAGCTCTTCCCACTTTCAGAGATAAATCTGCATCTGCTGAAAATGGATGCTAATAGAGAAAAAGAATCCTACTGGAtcaggtctatctagtccagcatcttgctTCCTACACTGGCTAGCCAAGACCTCGCAGCCCTTCTACAATTTGCACTGAGCAAATTGTATTCTGTGccatgctgcctctgaagattAGTAATTAGTATTACAAATATTTGTGTCTTTGCATGTCTCTAAATTAAAACCATTTGAATATTGTGATAGTaatggaagggcaggatataccTTTTAATATAAAATGTGGGATGTGACTTGAGTCAAAACCCCTGTTTGATTAGCAGATATCTACCAGAATATGTCAAGATTGTGCTGGAGGGGATGCAAGGAACGAGGATCCACCAAgcatatgtggtggtcttgcGTAAAAGTGGCAAAGCTTTGGACTGCAGTCTTTGGGGAAATTGATAAGTTAGTTGGACAGCAATTGGAGAGAACACCGGAGTTGGCACTTCTAGGACTGTTTCTAGGAAATAATAGAAGTCGCTTCTTCAAGCCATTAGCTGGATTTATGTTGGTGGCAGCTAGACAGttcattgctcaattttggaaggacctaaGTTTTATTGGATGTTTTGTGGACTCGGGTTTGGAAGATTGCCATAACAGCAAATTTAACATAAGTTACAACTGGCAAAAGAAAGTAGAAACAATGCATTTTCTGTAGATTGGTATCAATGTATTGTGAATGTTGATAGCACTCAATTTCATAACTCTCTGCCTGTAGCGTACTGGATTGTCTGGTTCAAGTGAACAAATTATTCTGTAGTtttctgccttgattttttaaagttattgATATGTTTGTCTTATCACATGTAGAGAGTGGGTGGGGGTAAGAAAGAATATtcctaaataaaaaataaatataaaaatcactTGTTGGATACAGTATCAATTCTTACATTTCTTTGTAGGCAATCCTTCATCCCGATATTGGAAGGAACTGGCTGAGGAGAGGAGAAAAGCTCTGTATGAGGTGTTGCAAGAAAATGAAAAGGTACTTTAAGTAGTTTAGGCAGACGAACAGTTGCCTTTGAATGCTGGCACTGCTTAAAA carries:
- the GMNN gene encoding geminin, which encodes MNSRMKQKVDAEKPLATKASTSNANCTSQRQTLKMIQPSITGCLVGRANEAKSSIKRKVWSDHLTSKSSKSEASVETEHRNARGVVQTSDLTAKGNPSSRYWKELAEERRKALYEVLQENEKLHKEIELKDGEIAHLKEENEELVELAGHVQYMANMIERLTGQAPESLEMLKNLDLEEMAYGESDSTENYLDGESEGEYLQLSSNSTENVADLTNAASCL